The following coding sequences lie in one Arachis hypogaea cultivar Tifrunner chromosome 4, arahy.Tifrunner.gnm2.J5K5, whole genome shotgun sequence genomic window:
- the LOC140184141 gene encoding secreted RxLR effector protein 78-like, with the protein MVHWLKRRKEEAAIIKLEFQKAYDRVKWSFVDIVLEKMGFGRRWRAWVMECVTTSSMSVLINGSPSKPFKMEQGLRQGDPLSPFLFVLVVDVLHRMIGEAVRNGRISPLLVGRDSVELSHLQFADDTILFCPPEDETMRNY; encoded by the coding sequence ATGGTGCACTGGCTTAAAAGGAGAAAAGAGGAGGCAGCCATAATCAAGTTGGAGTTCCAAAAGGCATATGACAGAGTGAAGTGGAGCTTTGTGGATATTGTGCTGGAGAAGATGGGGTTTGGGCGCAGGTGGAGGGCTTGGGTTATGGAGTGTGTGACCACATCTTCGATGTCGGTTTTGATTAATGGATCGCCatctaaaccatttaaaatggaACAGGGCTTGAGACAAGGTGACCCGCTTTCTCCTTTCTTGTTTGTGCTGGTTGTCGATGTACTACATAGGATGATTGGTGAGGCAGTCAGGAACGGGCGTATTTCTCCTTTGCTGGTTGGTCGAGACAGTGTGGAGCTTTCACACCTTCAGTTTGCTGATGATACCATTCTGTTTTGCCCACCAGAAGATGAGACTATGCGGAATTATTAG